GGTTGTCGAAGCGCTTGAGACACCCGTTCCAAGCGCAAAAATCGGAGAGATCTGATGATGACCACGATGCCGATGCCCACCGCCATGATGCCCCAGATGCCGCAGATGATGCCGCAAATGATGCCGATGATGGGGTCCATGATGCCCCAGATGATGGGGTCCATGATGCCGCAGATGATGCCGATGGCCGGCCAGATGCCGATGATGATGGGCGCGATGATGCCCCAGATGATGCCGATGATGACCTGTACCATGACCTGCGAAATGACCCCCACCGGCATGGTCTGCACGATGATGCCGACGGACGGCCTGTCGATGGACATGATGAAGGACTGCTGCACGCGCATGATGGCGATGATGACGGCGGGCCTGCCGATGATGATGATGTGCGGTGGCATGCCGATGATGGCCTGCATGACGGCCGCCGCCTAAAGGCCCCGTCCCCGGCCATTACGGGGGCACGCGATCCGGCTGCGCCGCCCAGCGGCGCAGCCGCAATCGAAAAAACCAATGGCGCAGCCGCAATCGAAAGAACCAATGGCGCAGCCGCAATCGACCCTACGAATGAAGTTTTATCGATCCGCTTGCGCAACCGAAAAACTGCGTATGCGGACGCAAGCCAGCCTTTTCAGGAAATCCGCCCCCGTCGCCGGGGTCAGCCAACGGTTTCCACATAAGTCATGACCAGATAGAAGACCGTGTCATCACCGCCGGGATTGCGATAGGCGTGATCGATATCGGCTTCGAACTGCAGGGCGTCGCCGGGGTCCAGCCGATGGATGCGCGGGCCGCTATCCACCTCGAGCACGCCGCGCGCCACCGTCAGCGTCTCGACCGTACCGGCGGGATGGGGGTGGGATTGGGCGATGGAATGCCCCGATAAAACCACCTCATAGAATTCGACGCGGCGCGGCGCATCGAAGGGAAACAGCGCGCGCGAGGAAAACCGCCCATCGGTCGAGGTCAGCCAACTGGCTTCCGAACGCCGCAGCACGACGGCCTTCGACAGCGCCGGCGCGGCGACGAAGGCCGAGAACGGCACATCAAGCGCCCGGGCGATCTTCCAAAGCACGGTGATCGTCGGCGCGCTGCGCCCCAGTTCGATCTGACCCAGCATGGCGCGGCTGACCCCCGACAGCTTGGCCAGCCGGTCGAGCGATAATCCGCGCCCGGTGCGCAGGCGGCGCAGATTCTCGCCGACCACCGGCATCAGATCCTCGGCCGATCGGCCAAGGTCTGCGGCGGTCGGCGGCTCGAAGGACGGGATCGTCGCCGAGGGCCTGCCCGCTTCCCTGAAGAACGGGGCGGCGTCCCGGTCAGGGAGGGCAAGGACGGCGGCCTGCGGCGAGGACGGGGCGTCCTCGTCTCGCTCGCGGACAAGGCGGCCCGTTTCGTCGGTCATCGTCCTCACCGCGCGGCGGGCATCGCCACCATCACCCAAACCGGACACCACAGCATCATCGGCATCGGCATCGCCACCGCCATCGTCGCCGGGCGCGACACCTGGGACACGGGCGCCGTGGCGGCGGCGCGACGGCGGCGAAACGCGGCGAGATCGATGACGGTGGCAGTGGTCTGGGCCATGGGATGAACACCCTGGGGCTGGGGATGGGAAAGCGTCGGCGCCGTCCGCGCAGCGGGGGGCGGGCGACGGAGAAAACTCTAGATCCCCGATCGACAACCGTCAAATATTTGTGTGATTAAGATTTAATTAACAATAAATCGCTGTAAAATATTTCCTCACAGCCTGTCGGTCTGCCCGCCGGCCTGCTTGCGCCCTCGCGAAGGGACGGTGTCGGCGTCTTCGCAATACAGGGAATGCAAGACGCGCAGAATGGCCCCGGCCTGGGGGCCGTTCAGCGAGTAATAGATGGTCTGGGCCTGCCGGCGGGTCTTGACCACGCCGTCCTTGCGCAGGCGGGCCAGATGTTGGGACAGCGCCGATTGCGACAGCCCAACCACCCGCTCTAATTCGCCGACGCTCCGCTCGCGGTGCATAAGGTGGCATAAGATCAACAAGCGATGCTCATTGCTCATGGCTTTGAGCAAAGCGCTGCCTTTTTGGGTCTGGCCTTGCAGGGCGAGAAGATCAATATCCATCGGTTTTACCTGTTTTCATCAGGCATTAAATTAGAGGAATATCGGGATACAACTCAAGTGAGACTAAAGGCGTTGATGGACTACGACCATATTTTCCCGCCGAAAGTCCCTCTTTGGTTTTATAGGCCTGATAATTTCCCCTCTAAAGCAGACGACTATCGCCCCTGGAAGGCGAAAGCGAACCCCTGCGCAACCAAGTTTTGGAAAGCCCCTTGCGTACATCAGCACTGCCTGAAATATAGGAATCGAAGGGCTGCAAAAAACTCATAACGACGCCCGGGGAGGAAGACATGACGACATTGTTGGTCTCTCATCATGCCTGTGTCGAACACGATCCCGGGGCCTTCCATCCGGAATGTCCCGACCGGTTGCGCGCCGTTCAGCGGGTCCTTGAAGCCGAGGACTTCATGCTGCTGTTGCGCGACGAAGCTCCCCATGTGACCCGCGAACAGCTGCTGCGGGTCCACCCCCTCTCGCATGTCGAATTTCTTCTCGATCACGTGCCGCGCGAGGGCACCTATCACATCGACGGCGATACGGTGATGTCGCCGGATTCGGGCGAGGCCGCCCTGCGCGCCGCCGGCGGCATGGTTCAGGCGGTGGACGCGGTGATGGACAAATCGGTCCGCAACGCCTTCGTCGCCGTCCGTCCCCCCGGTCACCACGCCGAACTGGCCACGGCCATGGGCTTCTGCCTGTTCAACAACGCCGCCATCGGCGCCTATCACGCCCGGGCGCGCTGGGGGGCCGAACGCGTCGCGGTGATCGACTGGGACGTTCACCACGGCAATGGCACCCAGCATATCTTCTGGGATGATCCGGCGATGTTCTATGCCTCGACCCACGAGGCCCACAGCTTTCCCAATACCGGCTTCGTCGATGAAACCG
The DNA window shown above is from Rhodospirillum rubrum ATCC 11170 and carries:
- a CDS encoding histone deacetylase family protein, which translates into the protein MTTLLVSHHACVEHDPGAFHPECPDRLRAVQRVLEAEDFMLLLRDEAPHVTREQLLRVHPLSHVEFLLDHVPREGTYHIDGDTVMSPDSGEAALRAAGGMVQAVDAVMDKSVRNAFVAVRPPGHHAELATAMGFCLFNNAAIGAYHARARWGAERVAVIDWDVHHGNGTQHIFWDDPAMFYASTHEAHSFPNTGFVDETGGHGNIVNCPLRSGADGLRFREAFTERITPALRAFAPDLIIISAGFDAHVMDPMANLNLKVADFVWATEQVLDVANDVCDSRVVSVLEGGYDLTALASCVSAHVKTLMER
- a CDS encoding ArsR/SmtB family transcription factor, yielding MDIDLLALQGQTQKGSALLKAMSNEHRLLILCHLMHRERSVGELERVVGLSQSALSQHLARLRKDGVVKTRRQAQTIYYSLNGPQAGAILRVLHSLYCEDADTVPSRGRKQAGGQTDRL
- a CDS encoding helix-turn-helix domain-containing protein translates to MTDETGRLVRERDEDAPSSPQAAVLALPDRDAAPFFREAGRPSATIPSFEPPTAADLGRSAEDLMPVVGENLRRLRTGRGLSLDRLAKLSGVSRAMLGQIELGRSAPTITVLWKIARALDVPFSAFVAAPALSKAVVLRRSEASWLTSTDGRFSSRALFPFDAPRRVEFYEVVLSGHSIAQSHPHPAGTVETLTVARGVLEVDSGPRIHRLDPGDALQFEADIDHAYRNPGGDDTVFYLVMTYVETVG